GAAGAGACCATTCTCTGCTGACCAACCAGTGGGCACCATTGTGCGGGATGTATATCTTCACGATAGAGTCGACAAAAATGTGTACCACACTCCGAGGTAAAAGGAAGCAAACTCTAGGTGTCAAATTTGATTTTGCCGGGTTAAAGTGAGGCGACTGTCCCTCTAAATGAAGATGAGTCTTCCAGAGCCAGCAGCCACGTGAATggcaaacaataacaacataataatagtaCAGCCTAGACAACACAGACTAATTGCCTGTAGACAGCACCGCATTATTCAGATGCTGTACAGCACTCAGTAGGAAAAACAAAAGGGCATAGAGCAGCTCCAAAGACATCACAGAGGACAGTGGCGTCATGAGGGGGGAGTGGGACGAAGGAGGCGCACTATATGCACAAGGACACACTGACCTTCACATGCAGCCGTTACAAATACTGgggatgacacacacacacaaagcagtgATCCAACGGCTTGATTGGCCTGCAAGGTTGCTACGCTGGCCTCGACAAGGTGAGTTGCGCCACCACTGTTACGCAATTTAACAAGTCATTCTTTCATCGGAGGATGTAAGGACATCAAATATGAATGTTCTCGGAGGCTGAGAAAGCCCGTACTCATGAATAAATGCACAGGAGCTAATCATGTGCGCCCATCCTGCCTGCTCTATtacatttattctgtaccaCATCACGAAAACGCACAGAATCTGTGCAACATATCTGACAAACTATCTTGTGGCACacacatttggaccgccacgaATAGATTTGGCGCTGCCTGTTGACtctcgctcataaacacgttATAACGGGACAGTCTGCGAATGTAGCTTGTTGTGCGACAGTACCTCCTACTCGCCAGGTcggccagagaataagaagatgtggCAGGAGGGATGAGTGTTGCAAACAATCGCCATATTTAGTGAGTATTCAGACTCCTCTAGATTCTGCTTGTCAAAAAAAGCggctagcgacaaatctagcaactttttctggtcttattggacacttggagactaacatgaaagcacatatcgTTCTTCTCAGCGGCCACCCCATCTACAAGCACTCACTCGCAGCTCGTCTTTcttgtgatgaaaaaaaaaaaataaaacacacacacagaaatataAGCGACAGCAGAAAGTCacgtgttttgcttttcatctttttttatcTCCCACTTTTTATCTCCATAgaaatgacatgcacatgcatcatggccaattatgcaaattaacaCATCACACTGTCTAACTACCCGCCACAGATAGATTACAGTCCTGTGGAAACCTTTCATATTAAAAATTCATAGACAGCCTTTCAAAGTATCCACTaagtcaaaacccacagctACAGACACAGAATTTAGACACTGAAATGACACAGTTGTGTAAATAAGACTTAAACGGTATACACTTGTTCGATAGGAAAAGGATTTATAAGAAACAATTGGATTCAATTAAATCCAATGAACTTGCAGGGGCAGAGCTCCCTCACGACACTAATAGGCAGCTTTTAAGTCAAAGTGGAAATACtgtaaagaaaagcaaaacaataagctggtaatacaaattaaattgtAGAACATTACTTTTAAAGGTGTATCCAAATCTGACAAACTGCGAAACATCAATAACTGCTAAACAACAACTTAATCCATGTCTATTAAGGCTTTATTAACGCTTAAATGTATACATGCTGCATGTAAAGATAATTTGGTAGATAGTATATGTCATATATGTACAATACTCCTCCATTGCGTCATCAATCACGTCACTCCATTCAAGCGCTGAGGAATGACCGACAGGGGGCGCACGTCTTAATAGTGGCACTCCAGCTGTCACCACCACAGACATCATTTCCTCGTTATTACGCTGTTATACGCCTATTTAGTTACATGGTTGCTAGAACTTGATTTTATATTGGTTGCTCAGTTCCCTCCTAAACACCACGGACGTGCCAAGTGGACTTTGCCCGCCATTTGGACACAACAGCTTGGGCCACTTGGGACAGCTAACATGCTAGGTTGCTAGCTCTGAATCCCCAACAAATGTCGACATTACTTGTCGTCAGAACGGCGACAAAACGTCGCTATAACCTCCACAATATCATGAATTCTCTGCgaatttatatttatgttgaagTTGAGCAGTTTATGGTGTATTTACGACGGCGACAGCAGCAGTGAATTAGCCAGCAAGCTAACTTAACGTGGCGAGAGGCTTCCAAGTCCCCCCTTCAATGCTGCAATGTGGTTAGCGTCCCAGAGTCCAGGCGGCTAACGATGTCCGccgtgtctttacataactaatATTTGACATAATGacagaaaaaatgagaaaacaaatacgctgtaaatgaatacaacatCCTCACCTTGGTATCGCTCAAAAGCCTTGATGATAGAGCAGACCGCTCCTCAGTTTTTTCGTCTCGGTCTGATATTTTCGCCCATGCTGCATTATGAGAGGGCGGTTACATGAATGATTGGCATCTATTACAAACCAATCGGAGACTATACCAGAATATGCCCCGCCTTAGTTGAAACGCTCAGCAAATCAACGACGAGAAAGTCACTGCGCTGTCAGAAAGGGCTACACGTGACGTGCGGGCAGTGCTGTTTACCGTTTGTAATGATTAACTGTAAACACTAGAGGGCGCCCCCACAAGAATAACTAAATAGGATCTAAATACCTGCTGGGGTACTTTACTGCAAAATGCACGTACGTATTCCGATTGGCTTCTGCAGCAACGTTTTATACTTTGGTTTTAAGATAAAACTCCAACAGTAAAATGAGAAACCACCCCAACTCACCTGCTTTGCGtggttgtgtaatgttttttcCGCTCCTTTAAAAGGTTGTGTCCTGTTTTGACTATGATTGGAAAGAAAGCAATACACACtgaacaaatactgtattagtatttaatacactttaaaaatgcacattagGACACgtatgccatgccatgccatgataaatgtcataaaacacaaaataacatttaaagttGCCTGGGCAAGTTTTATTTTCAATGTACAACAAATCCGATGCCTTCCTTTTAAAGCATATTTCTTAAATGGCAAAAAAAGTGACTGAGCTCACATAAAAACACTAATATGTGCATATAATACAGAGGATTCACCTCCCCCCACAAGACATTGATAGTACAGCAATAAAAAATGCAGTGGAGCTTAATACTGACATGTGAGGATTCCATTTATTTCTGCTGAAGCAGTAGTTTGTACAGAAGTGCTTTGGAGCTGGAAAGTGCTGAACTCATgattgtcataaaaaaaaagcaacctcAACATAGAAAAACACGCAGCATTGCTTTCTTAAAAATAGAgactttatttgtaattttgacATCTTTTGCACGGTTGAGTCTTAAGGGTCTTCAATGTCCATGAAACCCTTTTTGGGTGAGGAGGCCCCCCTGTACCAGGCACAAGAACCATCACTCCTCTTAATACAAGCAAAATGTCTGGCCTGCTCTCCGTTGACGGACTTCTCTATCAGCCAGTCCGTCCACAAGCACTCGGCTGGGCTGCTGATCCCGCATGGGACGGAGGTGCAGCGAGTGATCTGAGGATCAAGCAAAGATGGGGGATTTAACAAACAAAGTGCAAGTCTTTGACATTTCTATTGGCTATCCATTAGGTTTGCTTACCTGGCAATCGCAGCCCATTTCATAGCGCTGTACCAGGCTCTTCTTTTGGGTGGAGCTCATGCCCTCCCAGGGCGCGATGAAGTCGCACAAGGTGACGTGCAGCGACCCGTCAGAGTCCAATTTGCCTGCAATGGTGAAAGCCAATGAGAGATGAAATGAGGAgaaagatatacagtaatccctcgccactggtccctaggtgtcagtaatgtaactGTAATGCTGGGTGAGagaacacaagcaccagacttgatcaccgtcTTTTAGTGtgggtttgaattatctcacaacaagcacgaTAATccccaacacgggctactgttgcggtcgGAACTGACGCCAAGCCACTCAGCTACAGcagcacacatgagcacgagtcttatttgtgtcttaaatggcttattttctttcattatgtctactatattgggtaacacgagtgtaaatatgactataggggtgttattttatgtctagagggctgtaataatgttgaaaaccgtaTTCAGAAGGTTGTtcaaaaatatcccatttataaataaggaatcctactttgtggaaattcacttttcactgtCGGGCCTGTAACCAACTAACAATCATAAACAAGACATTACTGTATTGGGAAAAGAAAATGACAAcactctgcgattggctggcgaccagtccagggtgtaccccgcctgttgcccgaagttagctgggataggctccagcatacccccgcgaccgtaacgaggagaagcggcatagaaaatggatggatggaaaatgacaACACTCAGACGCCCTTAAAAATGATGATTCTTTATCAATACAATGGGGTGTCTCAAGGCACTAGGCCtaggacaataataaatacattcatgaaTCACAtgaatatattgccatgtgcacgcatGCTTGTTTTCCTGGTCTCTAGCcctcaaacaggcaggaagaggattcaatCTGTGCATGGGTTtaagcaccttggtgcgtttctTCCGTAGAACACCGGCATGAACTGACTGAGCCCgtttgtcagtcatgcagtctgTCTCAGTGGGTGGCTGTCTCAGTGggctatgaacaataaaacattggctatcaagagtatgtgaacgtccctccttgCTTACCCCcctgacgacctcctcaacatattttgcaatcaagcaaaaatgcgacaaacacagcaaaatgttgggagagagAGAACagcaagctacccagcatgccttgcagcagGACTATATTGTGTTGTTTGGTTGCCTTTTCAAGCTAGAGATTTCATCTGACTATTTCCTGTCCAACTCAAGCGTGTCACAATAGCACATACAGCGTTGATGTAAAAAATTAATTTGGAATGTGGCCTGCTGGCTGCAGTTTGCCCACCTCTGTCCGATAGACACAATCTGTCCAAATCTTaacaaaatctaaataaaaagaagaaaaaaaaaaaaaaagattctacCTGTGATAAGATATTCTACGCCATTGGCCAGAGTCACTCCGCATAATGAAGAGGAGGGTGGCGTGTACACAGCATCAATTTCCTTGTCAGGGCCCTTAAACATCtggaaaatcaaatcaaaataaaaacgtgCAAGCATACATACAGACATCAGAAGAACCCGATAAATCCCTTTTAGTAACCTTGGTCTGTTTGATGTCATACGTGATGGGCTCGTCAAATCCATCCACATCCTTCCCTGCGACCACCTTGGCCTTGATGACTAGACAGACAGGAAAGGAGTATTTATAAAACACAGATGAATGCTATTTTAATGCACAATACAAAAAGGCAGGTGTGGAGATGGTGGCCTGCATCAGCGGCACAACATGACTGTTTCATCAGCTGTGCTCTGAGGGAGGAACGCGTGTGTGCTGCCCGGctccaaaaacacacagaagaAGCCAGTCAGCAATCTTTGAAAGCTAGAATTAAGCCATAATAATCCCCCTAAAACCTTCAAAGGAGTCTCTGCCAGCTTGGATAAATGTAGGGGTGGGGGCGGGAATCACTCTTTACTTTCCAGTTTCCTGATTTAGagatgttggggggggggggggggggggggggagttcaagtggaaaaatatGATTAAGGCCGTAAAGATGTGCCTTTTAAGATTTAGTGCAGCCGTGTGCCGAGTGTTGACACAAAAATAGAagtttaaacagctcaacaaaacAAATAGCATGCGGGTGACTGCACTGCATTGACGGAGACTGGCATGAGTGCCAAAATAAACCAATACGAGCAAGCATTGTCTTCCATTGATCACAATTAGGCAAAAAACgtgcttttttccccaatttgaTTGGAATAGATCCTTCAATAATATCTCCTTTTAAGGGCATGTGAAAAGTTGAttcttacttaaaaaaaaaaaaaagttggaacaaAAGTTGGAGAGTTTCTCAGCCGCAACGGGGTTCTCTCAAAGTCCTCTGGCTACAAAATACATGGGTTTGCAGAattgtacacacacatgcatcacTGTAGCGGTGTTAAGCAACATTTGTGAAGGGTGAAACAGGATCTAACCAAGTAAAAAGCTACAAGACGCCTTTAATTTTAGTTAGTTACAGCAGGCCAAAGTAACCACAGGACGTTTTAGTACAATTAAATTATCACAAGTAAACAACTTTCATCATTAACTTTTCATCATtaacctttatttttttatgtcaatTTTGTTCTATCAAAACTATGTTTGAGGTCAAAGACAAAATTGCACATTGTATTCTTTAATAAATACTATATTTTAAAGATTAAATAATAAACAGGAAGTTGACCGGAAATgactataaataaaaaaacgcaGCCTTCATGATATCTACCTTTTCCTACACAACTACCAATAAAATGTCTTAGAGCAGTCAAAATTCCGATAACgtgtaaaatataataaaaaacgaGTAAAGCCAGTTTTTTACTTGCACAGGCGTGGTAGCCATTTTAGCACTACTGTACATCGACGAGTCTAAGACCGGAAATGACGTCCGCGAAAGTAAACTGACGTCTTGACCATTATTTGCAACACCAAGGGGATTTCCTACCTTTCCATCGGTGTTATAAAAAAAACTCTAGTTAGGAGGGCTGTATCgcatattgtattattttatacatttcaaaGCTTTAACAATTTTAATAATGTGTGCCAGACTTTTTGGCACGAAGTAGACCGGAAATTGGCGGAAAATGACGTCGAAGGTACGAAACGTCATTCGCACTTTCACCACGTTTAGCACCGTTCCTTCGTGCCAACATGGCTGCTTCCAAAAAGTTGCACGGATAATTAATGGAGACACTCACATTACGTATTACGCCTGCAACAAGAAGTTGCGCCATAATGTGCAGAAGGACGTCGGGACATACAAACGCAAGCCAGATACCATTTTCATGTTCAACTTACCGACGTCTGCTTGGCAAAACGCCTTCTGTGGATGCGCAGGGGCACAGCTGCAGGCTTGTGCTCCTCCTTGCAGCCGCCACAAGCACAGCAACACCAGGGGCAGCACGAAACCCTTCACCGTCCAACTCATAATGAGTGAAAATGGAGCAAACGAGAGAGGATTTTAGGTAGAAAAGTAGTGCTGCAGTCAGAGCGGAATTGTACTTTCTGGAGAGGGGCAGCAGCGTTTTATTGCTGCAGGCTCCGCCCACACTCTTACGTCACTTGCACAATtggatgactgtactgtattcatcttcacacacacaacacccactcacacgcatgcatgcgtgcgtgtcAGTGACGTGTTTGATACAAAAAATGTTGGCCTGAAATTAGGAAAATTACCgcattttgtctttctgtttgatCTGTATGGACTAACACACAAAGGCAAGTAATTATAAAAGCAAACTAAATCGTTCTAAATAACAGAAAACAAATCATCCGATTggtatggaagcccgtttcagtcactaaaagaaaaaaaaactatgcaaATCCTAATTCTGATTAAAAactcgaaattatgagataaaggcATAATGACATTAAatcgaaattatgagaaaatCGAAATTACAAGATAgtcatgaggggaaaaaagttaagATAAGCCCTAATTGAGATAAAAACGTGAAACTTTGAGATAGGTATAATTGAGATTTTgtcaaaattaaaagaaaagtgaaaattATGAGGCAAGTCAAATTTGAGATTAAAAAATCAAAAGTATTAGataaaaactcaaaattatGAAACAAGAcgagtcaaaattacaagattaagtcatgaggaaaaaaaagttatgagaTAAAGCCAGAATTATGAGAAAACATCAAAAATTGAGGAAAACGTTTgtcaaaatgaggaaaaaaaagtctgaattatgAAGCAAGAgtcaaatatgagaaaaaaaatcaagtgagattaaaaacttaaaaattatgaggaaagtcaaaataatagTAAATCTCAATTAGAATTTATCTTATAATTTtgacttctcataattatgacgtaCCATTgggatatatttttttctttcaacggTGGAATGGGCTTCCATAGATTTGCAACTGTTGCAAGGCACAATTTATATGCCaatttgtttggtgccgtttaCTTGGCAACTTACAGGGCAGAGGGCTCCACTGCCTCAtacagcagagaaaggacagggaaaGTTGGCCGacccgtttaaaaaaaaaaaaaaaaaaatgtatccaattcctccacagcagtGACCTAACCACAAAGACTGCCATTTATTGATAAGTTTTTGCTCACCaacaggaaaaaatatatatatatatattttctggtCAGGTGGTTGTGCAGTTAACTGTTGCTATGCAGAACTTAACCAATTTGTATGGCATTGTGCGGTTGTCTGACAAATCAATACAATCTTTTGCACCTaaagttgaacaaaaaaaaaacaaaacaaaaaaaaaaaaacccactttcCTCATGGACATACCACCTGTGACCTGCCTGGTGCATGTACACCAGAGGACAGCTTGGCActgagcaggcttcactacacatcttaaggGATGGAGTTCTGCCAAGTATCACTAGAGTGCCACCTAATGCAGACACGTACTTCCAAATGATCGACAATGGAGGGCCTGAGGGGGTCCACTAGTTTGAGGTCTGGCACCTTCACAGTAACTAGCTAAAAGTTAGCTTGGCCAGCTCATGTTGGCTTTGCGTGTACATGTTACGGGTGTGGACGCCCAACATTACAGTCAAAttatttcaaaaacatttttttggatgtCTGCACTGGGAAGGAAGGTGGTAGGTCGGCCGTTTAGTCATACCAGAGAATGAAGTAACATGCTGAGAAGCCCAATTGTCAGTGACTAAAATCTGTAAAGGATCGCATGCCAGGTTATGACATCAGCGCAATAAAAGTTGTAGTAATAAATGGTTAGAGTTGAAAAGTTGtaacccccccctcccccgaaAATAGCATCAGTCTACTTGACTGAGCTTGGTGCTCGAATGCAAGCAATGCGATGTAGTGAGGCGGTTGCCAGTAACAATAAACTACAGCAACAGCCAATGCAAAACATCAGATGAATGAGTTACGTGGACATGTGATCATACCCTGAGAGGGTTACCGCACACTCAGTCACAACAGACGAAAGCGCCACGCAAGACGGGAGGAGCACGGTGACATCACCTCCCCCCTCTGTGAAAGACATTCCATTATTCTCAAATTCTTCACATCCTCCGCCATGACTCACACGCAAATTGGTCTGTAGTTGGAAACCCGACTCTTGCATGGACACGACTTTGGACGAACGAGCCTCAGAAAGAAAAATCTCATTGCTTTCTCAGAAATGGTTTATTAGTCATCTGGACATCTTCAGCATGTTAACGGCCTTTCGTGTCCATGTAGCCCTTTTTGGAGGAGAGGGTCCCCCTGTACCAGGCACAGGAGCCATGACTTCTCTTGACACAAGCAAAATGTCTGGCCTGCTCTCTGTTGCCCAAGTTTGTCAGAAAGTCTGTCCACAAGCACTGGGCTGGTCTGCTCAACTTGCACGGGAAGGTGTGGCAGTGAGTGATCTGAGGATCATGCAAAGATGGGGGGTTTAAAATCAAATGCAAGCCTGACATTTCTACTGGCTGTCCATTAGGTTTGCTTACCTGGCAATCACAGCCCTTTTTATAGTGCTCTACCAGGTTGGTCTTTTGGGAGACGCTCAGGCTGTCCCAGGGCACAATGAAGTCACACACTGTGCCGTGCAGCGACCCATCGGGCGCCAGTCTGCCTGCAATGGCAAAAGATGAAATGAGAAAACGGCGTACGACACGGCAAACTCAtcccatggagggccgagactcCAGGTTCTGTCTCTCCCGAACAGGTGATTTAAGAGATTAGTTCCTTCCCTCAAATTTGAGTtggtgtcatttaaaaaaaaactcctttAGCGTCTGGAAAGAAAACACTGCAATGTTTCGGCTCTCCATTACATGAGTGACATCCCTGCCTCAGACTGCCACAAGCTGGAACCAGTTAGACTGATGCATGCAGGGGAGCGGTCCCGTCCCACCGCTGTGAGGGTAGACCCCCGGTGTAGGCTATGAAGCCATTACTTCAGGGCTTCTTCCTTCCACTTATGGTGGCTGGACTGAAGCCCCAGGTCTGAGCTTTGACAGCTTCCAGATTGAACACACAAGTGTGTCTGGTCTGATCTCATGATCACCTTGGAGCGAAAAAGGAACTTGTGTTTAACAATGCCCAGTAAAAAGGGGTTTACACCGAGTGAGGACTTGtttaatttacagtatgtccattTTACACAGGAATCTTCAAGTTTTTAGTTGCAAATGCAATAAAGACCTGGAGATGTGACTACTGGCAGTTTTGGGATAAACATTGCCTCTGGTATTGATTTTTCCATTATCTTCcacttaaaaatgcaaaaataaaaactttaccTGAGATAAGATATTCTACACCATTGGTCAGAGTCACACCACAGGCTGCAGAGGAGGCTGGAGTGTAGATGGCATCAACACCCCTGTTAGGGCCCTTGAACATCTAGAAAATTCAATAACCAAATGATAAAATGTCCATGCATACATAATCATAAGACTAtgaagtagggatgctccaatcagctCATttccatgtttaa
This genomic interval from Dunckerocampus dactyliophorus isolate RoL2022-P2 chromosome 18, RoL_Ddac_1.1, whole genome shotgun sequence contains the following:
- the LOC129171147 gene encoding metalloproteinase inhibitor 2-like; the protein is MSWTVKSLVLPLVLLCMWRMQEGAQACTCGPVHPQTAFCQADVVIKAQVLARKLVGGFDKPVKYDLKQIKMFKGPNRGVDAIYTPASSAACGVTLTNGVEYLISGRLAPDGSLHGTVCDFIVPWDSLSVSQKTNLVEHYKKGCDCQITHCHTFPCKLSRPAQCLWTDFLTNLGNREQARHFACVKRSHGSCAWYRGTLSSKKGYMDTKGR
- the LOC129171006 gene encoding metalloproteinase inhibitor 2-like; its protein translation is MSWTVKGFVLPLVLLCLWRLQGGAQACSCAPAHPQKAFCQADVVIKAKVVAGKDVDGFDEPITYDIKQTKMFKGPDKEIDAVYTPPSSSLCGVTLANGVEYLITGKLDSDGSLHVTLCDFIAPWEGMSSTQKKSLVQRYEMGCDCQITRCTSVPCGISSPAECLWTDWLIEKSVNGEQARHFACIKRSDGSCAWYRGASSPKKGFMDIEDP